A region from the uncultured Fretibacterium sp. genome encodes:
- the secE gene encoding preprotein translocase subunit SecE: MAKEIASSIPGIGFLREAKAELKKVTWPGRKQIWFSTLVVIFFTLCASIYLGAIDFLLTWVFSGILS; encoded by the coding sequence ATGGCTAAAGAAATCGCGAGTTCGATCCCGGGAATCGGTTTCCTGCGGGAGGCCAAGGCCGAACTGAAGAAGGTGACCTGGCCAGGCAGAAAACAAATTTGGTTTTCGACGCTGGTCGTTATCTTTTTTACACTTTGCGCTTCCATTTATCTGGGGGCTATTGATTTTCTCTTGACGTGGGTTTTCTCCGGGATCCTGAGCTGA
- the nusG gene encoding transcription termination/antitermination protein NusG, which translates to MEARDERRWYVVQTYAGYENRVKANLEQRIETMGMEKNIFNVLVPVEERVLVKDGKSRKVSRKLYPSYVLVEMVLDEQSWYVVRHTPGVTGFVGAGSLPLPLSEREVRELMSRIGPEQAKPKVEINLRLGDTVSVRSGPFEGQAGPVVEIIPEKGKVKFTVSVFGRETVVETDYDLLEKI; encoded by the coding sequence ATGGAGGCACGAGACGAGCGCCGCTGGTATGTCGTGCAGACCTACGCGGGCTATGAGAATCGAGTGAAGGCCAACCTGGAGCAGCGTATAGAGACGATGGGGATGGAGAAGAACATCTTCAACGTGCTGGTTCCTGTGGAGGAGCGGGTCCTCGTAAAGGACGGAAAAAGCCGTAAGGTCTCCAGGAAGCTTTATCCCAGCTATGTGCTTGTGGAAATGGTGCTCGACGAACAGTCGTGGTACGTCGTGCGGCATACCCCGGGGGTGACGGGATTTGTCGGGGCGGGAAGCCTTCCGCTGCCTCTTTCCGAACGGGAGGTCCGTGAGCTGATGTCCCGTATCGGCCCGGAGCAGGCCAAGCCCAAGGTCGAGATCAACCTCAGGTTGGGGGATACCGTTAGCGTCAGAAGCGGTCCTTTCGAGGGGCAGGCGGGCCCCGTGGTGGAGATCATCCCGGAAAAGGGCAAGGTCAAATTTACGGTCAGCGTGTTTGGCCGCGAGACCGTCGTCGAGACCGATTACGACCTCCTGGAAAAGATATGA
- the rplK gene encoding 50S ribosomal protein L11 encodes MAKKVVGQIKLQLPAGKATPAPPVGPALGQHGVNIMEFCKQFNAKTSDQAGLIIPAIITVYADRSFTFELKTPPASVLLKKAAGIESGSGVPNKTKVGQLPRSKVREIAELKRQDLNANDVEAAMRMIEGTARSMGIEIQG; translated from the coding sequence ATGGCAAAGAAGGTCGTTGGGCAGATTAAGTTGCAGTTGCCGGCCGGAAAGGCAACGCCTGCTCCCCCCGTAGGGCCCGCGCTGGGCCAGCACGGCGTCAACATTATGGAATTCTGCAAGCAGTTCAACGCGAAGACCTCGGATCAGGCAGGTTTGATCATTCCCGCGATCATTACGGTCTATGCCGACCGGAGCTTTACGTTCGAGCTCAAGACCCCTCCCGCAAGCGTTCTCTTGAAGAAGGCGGCGGGGATCGAATCGGGGTCCGGGGTTCCCAACAAGACCAAGGTGGGGCAGCTCCCCAGAAGTAAGGTGCGGGAGATTGCGGAGTTGAAGCGCCAGGACCTCAACGCGAACGACGTCGAGGCCGCCATGCGCATGATCGAGGGTACGGCCCGTTCCATGGGGATTGAAATCCAGGGATAA